A stretch of DNA from Triticum dicoccoides isolate Atlit2015 ecotype Zavitan chromosome 2A, WEW_v2.0, whole genome shotgun sequence:
ACTGTCATCCCTCATGTACAAAGCCGTCCTGACCTTTGTTGATGACAGACGGGAAGTCTCTGTGCACGTTCCCATAAGGTCTAGCATCCTGGAGTCACAATCATCGCCGTTAAACCCTTGAATCGATTCGAAGAACCTAACACCAAATCTCGCAGTTGCATATGCATGACAATAAACCCTGACCTCACCACCTCGAGGAGACGACAAGAATCTACATCGAAGCTCCGTCTAATCCATCCAAATGAAGAGTCGCCATCCGCCTGAGGCGCTGCTCTTGTGAGGTCTATGATCGTTACTTATCCACTAGTCGAAACCCAGGCATCAGGATTCCCTGTCGCCACCGTTGGCCGCGGGCATAAGGCAGAGGGGAAGCGAATCCACGGGCTCACTGGTGATGATTGAGGGAAGAAAGACTTAGTCCTAATCGCCTTACAAGACGGGAAAGAAAGAGTCAATAATTTTTGGCACATGCTACGCGCGTCTGCCAGCTAACACGCAGATGAGATCGGCTGCCTCCAGAGCCGTTGGATCCCGCGTGCGATAGTCATCTGATCTGGTCGCGTTAGCCGTCCGCTACGACATTCTACGACCTGCCCGTTTACAACATGAGCCATGTTGTACTCGTCGGTTGCAACTTAACTCATGTTGTGCTTAAAAAATGTTGTCCACCACCTTCTTCCCGTTTGCAAACATTAGCCATGTGGCACTTATCAAATGCAACATGTCCCATGTTGTGCTAGGGGAAAGGCCCTCCACCACGGTTGTTTGACCTCAGTTTGCAACATGAGTCATGTTGTGCTCATCGGTTGCAACGTGACCTATGTTATGTTTGGAAAAACATTGGCATGTTGCATCTGGGAGGGAGTTGCGTTGCAGGCCGTCCAATCACTTGGATCCGATTGCCGTTCGTATTTACCACCATATTAGTTATGGACCCTTACCTATACTATCTATCCATATTGACAAAGTGAAAAACGTCTACAAGGGTTCAGTTCATCTCGACGCCCCCGTGACGAATTTTTGACGCGTAGCGCAAGGACGTGAAGTGTAGAGAGGGCAGCGGAGCGGAAGTTGCAGTAGAGGGGAAACTGGTAGACTGTGCACTCATCAACTATCGGTTGTACAGTATTCAGCAGTACGGGAGGATTGACGACGAGCTGGCTCCGGCGAGCTTGGTACGGGGTAGAGCGTGCGCGGCTGTGGGAAAATCATTGCCGTTTCGGAGAGGAGGCGTGCGGCCCCTACCCCCGGGCGATACTGGCGATGATAACGTTTAATAGACGAGCGGTTCGCCCCTTTGAGCTTACTCGCGCCAAAGAATCTCAGAGGCGGCACAAACATGATGAGTACTCGTACATGTAAAAAGGGTGTAATGTTGGCGACCTGGCTGGCTCCGATGCACGACATGTGCTACTGCACACACCTGACGCTGGCGCCTCGTCTTTCGAATCAAATCGTTGGGCGATGATAGCTTCAGTCCGTGTTCTTCGTCTGCGTGATGGTGAAACAGAGCCGGAAGCAGACTTTAAGCACATACTATATAATAAGCCTCAGCAATGAAGGCCTCCAGGTTGAGGTCCATGTGCAAAAACTCGAGCAGAAGAAGCCCATCACTGGATTGTACTACTACTCGGGCAGGGCAGTGCACATCCCAAAGCGAAGATGCTGAACTTGCACGGCGAATCTGCCTCGGTTTAGAAATTGAGTTAGCGCCCGACGACATCTGACTCCTTTCAATTCTTAATACTGATGGCATGCACACAACACAAGCTACTGACCGTGAAGCCTCATCAATGAAGGCATGTATGCGTCTAAGTTTTGGGGTCAAGGACCAGCGTCTCAGTTAGGAGAGAGATGGTGCAATGCAGCGGTGGTTAAAGCATCTACAATCGGACCCTTCACTTTCTCTCCAAGCGTGCAAGGCGGACAGCCCGGGCGCCGACACAAAAACGTCATTCAATCGGACTCTTCAAAGCAAGGTATCTACGACCTCTCAAACCAAGCCCATATGTGCGGCGAACTAGGGCCGTCGAGACACGTCTGTCATGTTGGACCTGACGTGTCGGCCCTACTCCAAATCGCTCCAATTTTGACCAAGTCCATCAAATCGACCGCCCTGCTTCTGCGCCCGTCCTTCATTTCCCGCCTCTAAGCCATCGCCCTCGTCCACCATTCCTTTGTGTTCGCGCCGCCATCCTAGGTGTCGACACCCACTACCCCGCCCCCACCACCATGAACGACGGCCCGGCCGAGATGAGCTCAAAAACCCTatcaagatgatgaagaaaacaatgGCCCAATCTCCCAACAATCTATTGGATTGGATGATGACGCCGACAATCCAAGTGGAGGGGTGGATACACAAGCAACCGTGCTAAAGAGGAACCGACAGATCATGGAAAAAATGGGAGAAGGATAGGGTCGCGCGTGACGGCACGAGAAGCAAAATGTCTGCCACATGGATGGACATTTTTACACCAAGGAGGAGAGGTACAAACTCTTCTTGGATGTGCAAAGGGAGAGGATGTTGTTTGACCGGGAGAGGGTGCAGGTGAGGTTGAGCATTGAGACGTAGAAAATCGACATGTAAAAGCAAGAGAAATGGGCAAAATGAAAACTTGAAAAGGCCAAGACGTTGGAATCAATTGAGCTCAAGAAAGATAAGTTAAGGCTTGCGAGGGACATGAAGGAGTTGAGGATCATATGTAGGACACTAGTCTCTTGGACGAGGAAAGGCAAAAAGTGttgaagaacatgaagaagaagatcaatgAGTGCAACAACGGAGGCAATTGATTCATTCGTGTATCGCCTATTAATGAATTGTTGGATGCTATTTTGGCATGTGTTGAATTATTGAATTGTGGTTTATTTTGGTTGTGTTGAATTGGTGATGAACTAGCAATGTGCTATACTATCTACGGGCATGTGTTTGCATGAAAATGAGAATTTGAATATGAGGGATGTGATTGTTCGGACCGACAAACGAGGGGGGAGCCAGCGCCGTCGACAGACGTTTATAGAGTCAAATTTGCCCAGTTATTTTAGATGTTCTTATCTCCGCCACCAATTTCTTCTAGATATGTCCCAACAGAGCTTTCTATAAAACGTTGGACTCTGGTGGCAGGGTTTTTATCATTGAGAATGTTCGGAGATATGCGGCAATTGCTTTTGAATGTTGAATGTTGGTTGCTAAAACGGGCAATGGTCATTGGCGTTTTGCACGTCGGCCATGCTTCGGACGATGAACGTGATTGCTATCATGTGGTGTTATCTCTATACCGAAATTTTGTGgtgttttttgtttttctcaagAATATTAACGCTCTGatgttaaaaacaaaaaaaaattattggCAAGAGTCGCTTACCAAAGTTGGGTGCTATGTTTAGAGAGATTGGTACCAGTCCAACTAGACAAAGCTAGCATAGCATAGAAGACACCAATGTTTTTTATTTTTCCGATATTGGACACCAATGATTTTTACTAATCCTATTTAAAATCGGACAATTATATTTAGAAGTATGAAAAAAACACATGACACCCTTTTCCAGCCTTTGACTTTTAAAATTGAAATTCATTGTGTAGCCTTATATGGATAAATCCGACAATGGCGAGTCGCCATTGCGAGAGAACCATTGTCATGATCCGTGCATTGTAGTCGGTGGTGGTCAATGTTGATGATTGTTTCTATGTGTTGTTGGTTGTTTTGGCGTGACTTTTGTAGGTCATGCTTGCTTTGTTTGTTTTAAATTTATTTAGCGTGTGCAACCTTTACTAACTTTTAAGATTATGTTGTTGCATAGATCAAGTGTACTTGGTATCAATTTGATATTTATATATTATCACTTATAACACAGAATATGTTGATAGTGCACGTATGTATGGAGCTAGGTTGGCAAGCGAGGTATGTCTTCACCATTTTTCGGTTTCTGTAATGTGCAAGGTGGCTCATGATTTACCCATGGTTTGCTAATTGTGTTGCTTGCTTAAATATTAATCTCACTACTACTGTAGTTGCttttgttgtattatgtgactgctCTTAGTACTGAATATAATATAACCTGGTTGGGTTTTGTTATCTTATGACACTTCTTTAGTGCTGAATTTTATACTATGTTGCTTTTGAACAAACTAAATATTTCTACTATGCCATGGGCATATAAATTAAGTTATTGTGCTGGCTAAACATGCCTCACAATTATAATATACATGACACAAACGCGTAGCTATAAATGTTAGGAGAAATTctaatggatggagggagtatagagGGAGCACTTGTTCCAGCTACAAAAAAAGAACTCTACCTTTTAATGCAGGCTTACTACCGAGTAGTCATAACATTAATGAGAAAAGAGTGTAAAACAATAAACAAGATTATCTAAGATACTAGACTAGGATACTATACACTATTTGGACGCTGCGATTTGGCTCCCGGACTCATCTGCTCCGTGGATGAACAGTAAAATGtaagaaaatagaaaaaatatGCATGCAAGATGCTCAAATGTGTTATCTCCGTATCAAATTTGGTCGTGTTTCGACATTTAAGTAGCTCTTGGAAAAAAGAAAAAACTCAAACCAAATCAATGATGCTCTGGCTACGAACAGCCGTAGGAGTACTCCGAAGGACCAGAAACTGCTGTGCTTCATGGTAACAtgcgtgctactccctccgttcctaaatacttgtctttttagacatttcaacaaatgactatatacggagcaaaatgagtgaatctacactctaaaatatgtctatatacatccgtatgtagtagttatttgaaatgtctagaaaaacaaatatttaagaATGGAGGGAATAGATCGGATCGAGGTGCCAGCCATTTCATACTCCATTTGATGCAATACACAATTGACCGAGGAGTATCACATTTGATGCAGCCTGTCAAACCGTGTTGCAAACTCCAATGTACACCGTGCCCCATAAATAGACTCCACAATTTCATACACTTGCTTAGATTCTGTTAATTTACCATGTAACAGTATCGCTGTAATTCGCATATACAACCACAGTCAAAAGTAAGGCTACAAGTTGAGATTGTTCAATATTTAACTCTTCACACAAGGAATCTGAACAAGAAAGCAAAAGAATGATCATTTTGACAGTTTGATCCTCTCCAGTGGCAAAATCACGTCCTCCTCCAATTCCGCCGCTGCTCTGCGACCCGCCGCAGCATGCCGTCGATCATGACGTCTATGGCGTCCTTCATGCCGCCGCCGAGCCCATCCTTGTCCGCGGCGGAGTAGACCAACCGCGGTATCATCTCCACCACGCGCTCCCTCATCTGCCGCACCCGCGCCTCTGGGATGGCCGCCAGCACGCCGCGCACGGTCACGTTGCCGGCGCGCAGCTCGTCGCGATCGATGAAGACGGACCACTCCCCTTCTTGGCCGTCTTCGGTCGGCAGGTACCAGTGGTACTGAAGGTACGCGGTCCGCCGCCAGAACAGCACCGGCACGGCCCCGGCCACCATGCAGTCGAACAGCGAGCGGCGCGTGAAGCTGTCCCCGCGCGGCTGCACGCAGAACCGCGCGCCCATGAACAGCTCCAGGACGAGCGCGTTGTCCTTGATGCACTTGCCCTCGGCGCAGTCCAGCGCGCCGCACGCCGCCCCCGCGGCCTGGCAATCGCTGAGCAGCAACGCGCGGAAGTCGCCCTTGATGGCCGACCGCGGCGCGCCGGCGAAGGCGAACAGCCTGGGGCGCGGGACTGACGTGACGTGCTGCTGCCACGCGCGCGCGTCGGCCGCGGTGCGCGGGTGGAATCCGGTCGGGTATGGTATGCCGACGTCCATGGCGTCCCATGGCTCGCGCTCGATGACGAGGCGGGTGACGTTGGCGACCCCGGGCATGGCGAGGAAGCTGCCGCCCCACCCGCCGCTCGGACTGCGGCGGAAGTCCCAGGTAATGCGGCCCAGCGCGAGGAAGTGGTCCCAGCCATTGGACCGCTTGTAGTACGGCTGCGCGTGAAGCCACGAAAGCAGCGCGACGCAGTCCCTGTCCCGGTCGGCGTCCGTGGCGTTCGCCGACCACAGGTGGCGCCCGACGGCCAGCCCCGCGTAGAACGGCACGAAGAACGCCGCGGCGCGCGCCGGGTCGGTGGTGCGGCACCGGTGCGAGAGCAGGCGACGGTGGACGATGTGCTCGAGCGCGAACTGGTCGGAGGAGTGCCACGACCCAAGAAGCTCGGCCGGCAGGATCGTCGACAAGCTGGTCCCTTCCGCCGGAAACCCGAGTCCGTCGTTGGTGAGGTAGGGGCAAACCGAGTACATCGGCATCAGCGTATCACACATGGCGAGCAGATCCTCGTTGAAGACGCCCGGGAGGTCGTAGACGTACACGAGCCCACCCCGGCACCCGGAGTCCTCGGTGCCGCGGCTGGGCGGCTCCGGTACGGAAGAGGAGGTTGCGGCAGCGGTGGAGGCAAGCTTGGACGGCGGCGCGGAGCGGAAGGCGACGAAGAGGAGGAGCTGGAAGGCGAAGAAGGCGCCGAGGAGGATTGATACGAGGCGCTGGCGGCGCGCGGTGGGGTTCGGCGGCTCGGGACGGTACATCCCGGCCATGGTGGGTGGCTGGGTGGGGTGGAGGAGCTCTGAGCTTGCTGTGGATCGCGGCGTCGGCGTGGGGATGATTTGAGGCGAGCTGGGGGAGGGCCACCAGCACCAGCGCGAGGGGAGAACGTGGGGGCGCAGTACGGGGAGAGGAGCGGGGATTGGGAGATGCGGACGGATGGAGATGGCCGGAGATCGCGCTGTGCTGTGCTGGGGAAGTGGTGCAGATTGGGAGTAGTGGCAGAGGACTTGCCCTGCTTTCGGTTAAGGTTGTTCAGCATTGCCACGGAAGGATATGTGCTCGACACTTGAGACTTCAGGTAGACTCCGGCCAAGGGCATCTGTGCTCGACACTTTTTCTTAGGGAATTGTTATCTGGGGAACCGTTCGCAAGGGGGCTAACCCCAGTCAACGTTCTCCCTTCCGTCTCAATATGGCAACCGGGACAAAACCTGCCGTTTTTGCTTGCTCAAACCTGTCCGCACAAGAAAATCGCAAGCTTGTCCCTGCCCCCGTCAACGTACGCGGGTCAGTTTTTTGCCCGGACCCTAAACCCGTCAGGTTTTCTGAACCCGCGAGGAATCCGTCATCGCGAGCAGTCAGTGAAAACATGTTGGGTTGGCACTGAGCGGTGGCTGCGAGATGGCATCGAGCGGCGGTGGCGGGAGGAAAAGCTCTAGGTTTAGGTTTAGGTGGTGTGCTGCCGTGTGCGGGAGCGAGTTGAGGAGCAAGTAGCGACTGACATAAGGGTTTACCGAGCGAGGGGTGTGGAGGACTGGAGGTCGTGTGATTTGGGGCTGGGGCGCTGGGGCTAGGCCGGTCATGTATGGATCAGCGAATGGGTAGAATTTGGTGTATGAGTGGATATGCAACGTATTTTGACAGGTATATGGCGGGGTTCAGGTTCATGTACTACTGAAAACTGGTTTGAACCCGTGAAACATGTTGGGTTTTATAATGAGCCCAGCAGCAGCCCCGCGGAGTTAGAACGACGTCCATCCCTGTCCTTAATAGGATAAAACACCCGCGAGGACGCGAGTTTCAGGGTCGCATTGCCATC
This window harbors:
- the LOC119356014 gene encoding xyloglucan galactosyltransferase XLT2-like; this translates as MAGMYRPEPPNPTARRQRLVSILLGAFFAFQLLLFVAFRSAPPSKLASTAAATSSSVPEPPSRGTEDSGCRGGLVYVYDLPGVFNEDLLAMCDTLMPMYSVCPYLTNDGLGFPAEGTSLSTILPAELLGSWHSSDQFALEHIVHRRLLSHRCRTTDPARAAAFFVPFYAGLAVGRHLWSANATDADRDRDCVALLSWLHAQPYYKRSNGWDHFLALGRITWDFRRSPSGGWGGSFLAMPGVANVTRLVIEREPWDAMDVGIPYPTGFHPRTAADARAWQQHVTSVPRPRLFAFAGAPRSAIKGDFRALLLSDCQAAGAACGALDCAEGKCIKDNALVLELFMGARFCVQPRGDSFTRRSLFDCMVAGAVPVLFWRRTAYLQYHWYLPTEDGQEGEWSVFIDRDELRAGNVTVRGVLAAIPEARVRQMRERVVEMIPRLVYSAADKDGLGGGMKDAIDVMIDGMLRRVAEQRRNWRRT